Below is a genomic region from Vitis riparia cultivar Riparia Gloire de Montpellier isolate 1030 chromosome 5, EGFV_Vit.rip_1.0, whole genome shotgun sequence.
TCTATATGCAAGCTAGTCTCTGTTTTCTGATGCATTCTTATGTGAAAGTTTCCATATATCTATATCCATATGCATGGCGAGATGCTTGGCATGCAtgtctatttttaatttttgttataatgATTTTAGGGAGAAGGAACAGAGGAGAGTAATGTAATGTTTCCTCCGTTTTTTGCGTTTCCTTTCTATCATGTAATAATTGCTGATTTTAAGCATCCCAGGGGTATGACATACTTTTCCAGGTTCTCAAGCACCTGTTTTTATTGAACTAGAGAAAACCCTCAATTTGGTAGTCATTTTTTATCTTACTTCCAAAGGAAGTTTGAAATTCTGAGCCTATTATGCTTATTTAAGAGTTTTGATATGTCAAAGAGATGTGATTATTATCCTTCTGACACAAACAAAAACCAGATTAAATGGATGGTGATTGTTGCAACGGATCCTAGATTACTGATGAATGGGGATTTTTGCTTTTAGTACTTGTTTATTATGTGTACTTGTGGGTTGTCATTATTCAGGGTTACTTGCCATCAAGCAGGTAGGCCTTGGTGTCTGTATAATCCAGTTGCAATAACCAAATGATCTACTGTTAAAAAAAGGCTAAAGAAAAGTTAGACAACAGTATCTAGACCTTGATGATGAAGGCTATAATGCATGGTTAGGATGTTTTAGCTGCAAAATGATTGGCCTTTGATAAACATCATgcatattcattttgttttttctttcagagAAAACAAGAATCTCACTGGAACAGCTCGCTATGCAAGTGTTAACACACACCTCGGAGTTGGTGAGTGAAGTTGACTTATTGCAACTTGTAACAAAACATGGCTTTTTGCTCATGCTATCATATATTCAGATTCTTGCAACCTTGCATTAGTATGATTGTTTTTTGATGTGATTGAATGTTGCTTGCAGAACAAAGCAGGAGAGATGATCTGGAATCTCTTGGTTATGTGCTAATGTATTTTTTGAGGGGAAGGTTGAAAATGACTAACGACGTCACTTTTGTAttcttttgaatcttttttcGCATTTCTAACTCAGTTTGTTATATTCCTGCCTCAGCCTTCCATGGCAGGGCTTGAAAGCCGGTACTAAAAAACAGAAATATGACAAGATCAGTGAAAAGAAGATGCTGACTCCCATAGAGGTGCCGTTCTTTGCTCCGATAGGACACTTATGATATGTTGAATATATTAAGAGCCTGTTTGGGTTAAGCTTTTAACTTCTAGTTTTAGCAGCAGAAGTAGGAGCAAGTAATATGTTGAATATTTTAAGAGCCTGTTTAGATTAACTTTTAACTTCTACTTTTAGCAGTACAAGTAGGGGAAGAAGTAACCAttatttctatgaaattgattttatgatttGGAATGTATTTTAGAAAGGgcttttattagaaaatttggcattttaaagaatttaatgaaataaatatttgcttCCCCACATTGTGTTCCCTACTTTTTGTCTACGAATCATGTTGGGAATGTGTAGCCCAAGTTTGAGAAATTCTattcaagaaattttaaaatttgcatTTTACCTTTGAGCATTCTGTTTTGCTTTTAAGACACTCTCCCAAACAGGTCTTAAGTATGATTACTAAGTCACTGGGTTGTTGAGTTATATATCCCCACTGCTAGCTTCTCTTGCATATTTATTAACCGGATTTACATGGAATGCTAATTTCACAGGTACTTTGCAAATCATATCCATCAGAGTTCACATCATATTTCCATTACTGTCGATCATTGCGGTTTGATGACAAACCAGATTATTCATACCTGAAGAGGCTTTTCCGGGACCTATTTATTCGTGAAGGTAGACTTATAGACATTTGTATTCCAATATctgaatattattttcatttcttgttatttttattttaaatatttattctgCAAGTTGATCTTAACTATAGACTGATAGAAGTGCTGCAATTGCTTAATCTTAGTTTTGAGAATGACAATTGGTGCAGGTTATCAGTTTGATTATGTATTTGACTGGACCGTACTCAAGTATCCGCAAATTGGATCCAGTTCTAGAGTGCGGGTAAGCTCTTCTTAGTTGCTTGGCTTGTGTAACTTactattcttttataaattgtttcTCTTATTCTTCACATCCCTTTCCAGCAGCCTAGTGGAAAACCAGCTTTAAATCCTGGACCATCTGCAGAAAGAATGGAGCGGCCATCAGGTTTGTTTCTTTCACAGAAAGGTTCAGAAATGTGTTGGTCAAGGTttctatttaatcaattttaattgcCAACCTAGATATTTAGATTCTAAGTTATGGATGTGTTCTCTCAACtacttgctttctttttctgtgTCATGGATTTAAATTTACATTTCTATAATTGAGTTGATGTGTCTGAAGAATTTGGTATTTCTCTGAGATGGTTTGAACATCACTGATGGTGTGGTCTATAGtgctttcattttattttgaaaaaacttctgtttgtttcctatttctgatTCAAATACTTCTTTCATCTAGTGGGACAAGAGATTCGAGATAGATTCTCAGGTGCAGTTGAGGCATTTTCTAGAAGGAACAACTCAGGTTCTGGTTATCATGGTGACCAGTCCAGGCACAGAGGTTCGGAGGATGTACCATCTTCAAAGGATGTGGTGAGTTGCTGCAACAATAAGATGTGCACATTGTGCATGAAGTTAAATTCTTATTACTTTGTCCCTTCCATTTCTGTACTTGGTTCTGGTTTTAAGTTGTAGCAGACACCCTAATTGTCATTTTCCCCTGAAAAGAAGTCCAAATGTTTTAACTACACCATCAACCCTTGCCCATTTTTCTAAACTTGGGCTGTTTCTTTCAGCAAACTGATTCTGAAAGACCCCGGAGCTCCTCTCGAAATGGCAGTACTTCAAAGAGGGCTGTTGTATCAAGCAGCCGCCCAAGCTCCTCTGGTGAACCTACTGAGACTCGTGCAAGCCGTCTGGTCTCAGGCAGTGGCCGCCTGTCTACGACTCAAAGGATCCAACCTGGTTTTGAATCGAAATCATCATCTTTCACTCGTGCTTCTGCAGCAAGAGGTGGGCGCGAAGATCCGCTACGGAGCTTTGAGCTCCTAACGATTGGCTCTGGGAAGAAGAAATGAGGGAGAGATTGATCTTGTAAGAAGTTGATTGTATTGGGAGGGGGAAATTCCCCTGGCTAGTGTCCTATCAGAATCTCAGCACCCTTGATAATTTTACCATGGCTCTGTATATGTGAATTATGCATTATTGGGCTCACATGCGCAGTTAGAAGCTCAGTCAAAGCACTCAAGACTCTTCCTTCTTCCTCTTTGAGAGTTCGTGCCATTATATTGCCTTGTAGACTATATCCAAGAAACAGAGAAAATATCTCACTTCAGGgaattgtttatatatttgAGACTTCAGTAGTTGTAATAAATACCTCTGGTATATGATGATGAGAAACTTATCTGAAGGGTCACAGCGCTCGACGCCCCCCCTACGTGAGACGCAGTCGTCTTTTCTTGATGTTTTTTACGTTGTTTCTTGTCGGTCTCATGCAGGTCATGGTATTGGCTCTATGGGTCCTACTTCTTTAATGACATGGGTTATTTTGTTGGTCCGTCACTAGAATTCTGCTTATATTACCTTTCGTCTTATCACCTTTGTCAGCCACATGGGCTGCTCCTCAACAGGCAAGTAGGTTGGTTGCAGCCTCTCCTTGGTTTGTCATGGATAACGACCATTCACCTCTTCTGTTTATGTGGTCACAACCCTATTCATTCTCAGGCAAGGTTGCACTACTTGCTCTTGGAAATTATGTGTGATTAATATTCTTTGCTGAATTATAAAAGTTATCCTCTTACCATCTCTATATCAATTCagtatttataatattctcTTTTTAAGTAATTTCAACTATAAGCTAtaattaaatgtttaataaatttttgtatctaCGTTTCTAATCAATTCACTCTATACTTATCGCATTGTGATAAAAAGCAGCTTGAAGTAATTCCTGTTCCTCGCACGTCTAGACCTCAAGGTATCGAACCATTTCTTCGCCTTCACCTTTTAGAGTGATTGAGAATAACTTTCATCCTCGTCAGGTTCACTtgaacattttttgaagttgaAACAAATTTATTCTAAGTCCTTGATATGcgcatatggattctcactctTTGTGCCTCTGCACGATTTGTGGTCTGATGGGGACATGTTGGGTGGTGGATTCATAGCTCCCTCATCGATCTTTGAATATGAAATGAGGGTGAATTTGGGGCATTATGACTGCTGATTTTGGTCTTCTCCCTCCAATACAACTTGATCGGGTCGTCTTTGTAATCTACCTACAACATCTCTCTCTCAGCCACCTTCCATCCACGATTAGTACTAGtgtggaaagaaaataaactaaaaatgaaagcaAAGTAAAAAATCTCTAAAGCTGGTTATTACAAGTACAAAGTAACTAAGGGTACTTGAACTATTAACCAGAATTAATTCATTCCTGCTGTCCTTGACAGCGGTACCGCCTTTTGATCTTACAGGAGTAGAATTCCATTTATTCTAAATATGTCACagtttttttcacatttatgtCTCAGCCTCTTAATCACACTACTCATCTTCCATGGCTTTGTTCCAGGACTTGTCGTGTTTCAAATTGATGACAAGTAATGCCGACATTGGTTTATTGTCGAAACGcacttctcttgattttaagcCTCCTTGACAATTTCCAGTCCCGACGTATTCTACTTCTAGTCTATCTGAACTTCTTCCCCAACtcaaatatttcttcaatttatGCACAAAATGGGAATTTTCACCTTAGTATCGATTTGCACTACCCTATCGCGTATAGTATTATTTTGGTTGGATAAGGCACCTCCAGCTTCtacaaatttctttccttttcggTTTGCAAACCAACATCAATACTTTATATTGTCGATTCAATCTAACATCAAGTCTTGGGCCTCAAAAAGTTACCATGCAATGCCTTGGAGTCCTGTCAAAATTTTGCACCAGTTTTCATTCTTTATCGGTTTGATATTGGAATGACCCTCACTTTCGGAAATGGTGTCGAACTGAGCATCCGATATAGCAATGACTTCTCCACATTTTCACCACAATGGCCTATTGGAGTGGTATCGGTCTAGAACTCCAAACCAACAACGACTTatcttttcttgtctttttgATGTCCAAATACCATTCCATGTCTTCCTTTGCCTCTTGAGCTTGATGCCTTCAACATCAACTTTCAATTTTGCCTTGCCAATGGCAGGAGTTGTGCTTTTTGTCGTCTTTAATTTTGTTGCATTCTTTACTAAATAAACACATTGGTGATCATCAAATGTTGGCTGAACatgtatgtttttattttttatcagagCTGAACATATATGTAACTTAAAAGATACTGATTAGCACTTAGAA
It encodes:
- the LOC117914348 gene encoding casein kinase 1-like protein 10 isoform X2, which produces MDHVIGGKFKLGRKIGSGSFGELYLGINVQTGEEVAVKLEPVKTKHPQLHYESKLYMLLQGGTGVPHLKWFGVEGEYNAMVIDLLGPSLEDLFNYCNRKFSLKTVLMLADQLINRVEYMHSRGFLHRDIKPDNFLMGLGRKANQVYIIDYGLAKKYRDFQTHKHIPYRENKNLTGTARYASVNTHLGVEQSRRDDLESLGYVLMYFLRGSLPWQGLKAGTKKQKYDKISEKKMLTPIEVLCKSYPSEFTSYFHYCRSLRFDDKPDYSYLKRLFRDLFIREGYQFDYVFDWTVLKYPQIGSSSRVRPSGKPALNPGPSAERMERPSVGQEIRDRFSGAVEAFSRRNNSGSGYHGDQSRHRGSEDVPSSKDVQTDSERPRSSSRNGSTSKRAVVSSSRPSSSGEPTETRASRLVSGSGRLSTTQRIQPGFESKSSSFTRASAARGGREDPLRSFELLTIGSGKKK
- the LOC117914348 gene encoding casein kinase 1-like protein 10 isoform X1 — translated: MDHVIGGKFKLGRKIGSGSFGELYLGINVQTGEEVAVKLEPVKTKHPQLHYESKLYMLLQGGTGVPHLKWFGVEGEYNAMVIDLLGPSLEDLFNYCNRKFSLKTVLMLADQLINRVEYMHSRGFLHRDIKPDNFLMGLGRKANQVYIIDYGLAKKYRDFQTHKHIPYRENKNLTGTARYASVNTHLGVEQSRRDDLESLGYVLMYFLRGSLPWQGLKAGTKKQKYDKISEKKMLTPIEVLCKSYPSEFTSYFHYCRSLRFDDKPDYSYLKRLFRDLFIREGYQFDYVFDWTVLKYPQIGSSSRVRQPSGKPALNPGPSAERMERPSVGQEIRDRFSGAVEAFSRRNNSGSGYHGDQSRHRGSEDVPSSKDVQTDSERPRSSSRNGSTSKRAVVSSSRPSSSGEPTETRASRLVSGSGRLSTTQRIQPGFESKSSSFTRASAARGGREDPLRSFELLTIGSGKKK